Genomic DNA from bacterium:
TCTCACAAGTGTAATAGGTGCGTCATCAGAAACAAAAAGATCTCCAAAAGACAGTTTGGCAATAGTAAATTTCATAATCTCAGCTGGCTCACCTCAAAATAATATTGTAACCTTTCGAAAATTAGTTGGCGATTTTTTTAAAAGTACTTTTTTTAACCCCTCTGAAGCAAATAACCTGACTTTAAATTTTACGAAAAATACCGCACAAAATTTTTTCCCAATTTTTATTTTGTTGGGCAAAGAATTATCTCGATTTGATTTGAGAGAAAACTTGAAAAAAAATAATAGCCAGGTTCTAATCATTCATGGTGATTATGATCCCATCCCTGTTAAATATGCGGAGGGATTAACAACACTTATGAAAAATTCCAAATTAGTTGTTTTAAAAAATTGTGGCCACTTTCCCTTTATAGAAGTAAAAGAGAAATTTATTAGTGAGTGTAAAGTATTCCTGAG
This window encodes:
- a CDS encoding alpha/beta fold hydrolase, which codes for MFGKIYLLVLVYLQIGFAQLNIPEQKYLFIADSVKLFYEIMGQGDTLVIIHGGPGLDHTYLLPQLGELADEFTLIFYDQRGTGRSECVVDSNSITLENFVDDLENLRKELKIEKMNLLGHSWGSLLATCYALKYPNNVDRIILTSVIGASSETKRSPKDSLAIVNFIISAGSPQNNIVTFRKLVGDFFKSTFFNPSEANNLTLNFTKNTAQNFFPIFILLGKELSRFDLRENLKKNNSQVLIIHGDYDPIPVKYAEGLTTLMKNSKLVVLKNCGHFPFIEVKEKFISECKVFLRK